The Thamnophis elegans isolate rThaEle1 chromosome Z, rThaEle1.pri, whole genome shotgun sequence genome contains a region encoding:
- the EPO gene encoding erythropoietin isoform X1, with product MGISGLILLLVVWASLDPSFPAPAQPVCDQSVMNKFIQDASRMEKDVVDLCEDACNLPEQVTVSDTRVNFPDWRAMDRSRQAWEVWSGQALLSSAVGQVKSQQPRMQPFLRQLEVMESGLRSIREILRRHNAQAGPAEEPLPRTLSVPTVPKLFSVYASFLRGKVNLFLASVCQGSGR from the exons ATGGGGATCTCTG GGCTGATTCTACTCCTCGTTGTGTGGGCATCCTTGGACCCATCCTTCCCGGCCCCTGCCCAGCCTGTCTGCGACCAGAGCGTCATGAACAAATTCATCCAAGACGCCAGCAGGATGGAGAAGGACGTT GTGGACCTTTGCGAAGATGCCTGCAACTTACCTGAACAGGTGACGGTGTCGGACACGCGGGTGAATTTTCCGGACTGGCGAGCAATGGAC AGGTCCAGGCAGGCCTGGGAGGTGTGGAGTGGCCAGGCGCTTCTCTCCAGCGCCGTCGGCCAAGTCAAAAGCCAGCAGCCGCGGATGCAGCCCTTCCTTCGCCAGCTGGAAGTGATGGAGAGCGGGTTGAGGAGCATCCGGGAGATTCTGCGCAGGCACAATGCCCAG GCAGGCCCCGCGGAGGAGCCCCTCCCTCGGACGTTGAGTGTGCCCACTGTGCCAAAACTCTTCAGCGTCTATGCCAGTTTCCTGCGGGGGAAGGTCAACTTATTCCTCGCCAGCGTGTGCCAGGGAAGCGGCAGGTGA
- the EPO gene encoding erythropoietin isoform X2, whose translation MNKFIQDASRMEKDVVDLCEDACNLPEQVTVSDTRVNFPDWRAMDRSRQAWEVWSGQALLSSAVGQVKSQQPRMQPFLRQLEVMESGLRSIREILRRHNAQAGPAEEPLPRTLSVPTVPKLFSVYASFLRGKVNLFLASVCQGSGR comes from the exons ATGAACAAATTCATCCAAGACGCCAGCAGGATGGAGAAGGACGTT GTGGACCTTTGCGAAGATGCCTGCAACTTACCTGAACAGGTGACGGTGTCGGACACGCGGGTGAATTTTCCGGACTGGCGAGCAATGGAC AGGTCCAGGCAGGCCTGGGAGGTGTGGAGTGGCCAGGCGCTTCTCTCCAGCGCCGTCGGCCAAGTCAAAAGCCAGCAGCCGCGGATGCAGCCCTTCCTTCGCCAGCTGGAAGTGATGGAGAGCGGGTTGAGGAGCATCCGGGAGATTCTGCGCAGGCACAATGCCCAG GCAGGCCCCGCGGAGGAGCCCCTCCCTCGGACGTTGAGTGTGCCCACTGTGCCAAAACTCTTCAGCGTCTATGCCAGTTTCCTGCGGGGGAAGGTCAACTTATTCCTCGCCAGCGTGTGCCAGGGAAGCGGCAGGTGA
- the TFR2 gene encoding transferrin receptor protein 2 isoform X1 — protein sequence MPPSGQITHGFQLPRLNQPAPQQDPGALSLSGRGQCYGRPPREEQPPGQAKGSPTNSAEAVQGWLYRALPRVTAGLPGDPPGTMEVWTVRLQRVIRRTPGQRSYTIYRNAAEDDGEPDPGGLQIKMEEAGGPNAPPPGSQKSGSPPARPKRWKTGVYLALVGLLLLIVGFLLGYVSSRRGSCTACGDFLPMVNEDGPFRPAEDPRGPPPLYWSDLREMFQKYLNEEEIEGTIRKMSEAPHPPGSPRLDALSRHVLEAFTSFGLDHSWTDSHYVGLQRPDRGRPNFLQRVEAGGAVIEELQLEDPDVYCPYSTSGTVVGGLVYANYGRREDFGVLEQMGLSAQGHLVIVRVGKISYAEKVANAEASQANGILIYPDPSDIPQDPRKLGLFPNVSIYGHVHMGAGDPYSPGFPSFNHTQFPPVRSSGLPTIPAHPISAALAARLLRQLTGPPAPSTWRGLLPEVPYLLGPGDPNFRLKLGVYSIRQSVMINNVFGCIEGKFEPDHYLIVGAQRDSLGPGAARSGVGTAILLELARTFVAMVQNGFQLRRSLLFVSWDAGDFGSVGSTEWLEGYLTMLHLKAAAYISLDNAVLGDDRLLAKTSPALISLIESVIKQVDSPNRSGQSIFEQMTEQGRRWENEGIRPLPMDSSAFAFTSFGGVPAVEFSFAEDSRPYPFLNTMLDTYDHLNRALQGRLPAVAKTVAEVVGHLLIKLSHDHLLPLDYWCYADVLLQRIAHFNQFNTQLKSRGLTLQWMYSARGDYARAAEKLRRDIYTSEEHNERLLRMFNVRIMRVEFYFLSQYVAVTETPFRHIIHGRGPHTLRALLEHVSLLRDAPEKFDEVLFRRQLALVTWTLQGAANALSGDVWNIDNNF from the exons ATGCCACCCAGCGGCCAAATCACCCACGGCTTCCAGCTTCCTCGGCTGAATCAGCCTGCACCCCAACAGGATCCCGGAG ctctctctctctctgggagggGGCAATGCTACGGCCGCCCCCCGAGGGAGGAGCAGCCACCCGGGCAGGCCAAGGGCTCTCCGACGAACTCGGCCGAGGCAGTCCAGGGCTGGCTGTACAGGGCCCTCCCAAGAGTCACTG CAGGGCTGCCCGGGGACCCACCGGGGACAATGGAGGTCTGGACCGTCCGCCTGCAGCGAGTG ATCCGGCGGACGCCTGGGCAGAGGTCCTACACCATTTACCGCAACGCAGCCGAGGATGATGGGGAGCCCGATCCAGGGGGGCTCCAGATCAAGATGGAGGAAGCCGGGGGGCCAAACGCCCCCCCGCCCGGCAGCCAGAAGTCTGGGTCCCCCCCTGCGCGGCCGAAGCGGTGGAAGACGGGGGTTTACCTGGCGTTGGTGGGCCTCCTCCTGCTCATCGTAG GATTCCTCTTGGGCTACGTCTCCTCCCGGAGGGGCTCCTGCACGGCCTGCGGGGACTTCCTGCCCATGGTCAACGAGGACGGGCCCTTCCGGCCGGCCGAGGACCCCCGGGGGCCGCCCCCCCTCTACTGGAGCGACTTGAGGGAGATGTTCCAGAAGTACCTCAACGAGGAGGAGATCGAGGGGACCATCCG GAAAATGAGCGAGGCCCCCCACCCTCCGGGCTCCCCTCGCCTGGACGCCCTCTCTAGGCACGTCCTGGAGGCCTTCACCTCCTTCGGCCTGGACCACAGCTGGACCGATAGCCACTACGTGGGGCTGCAGCGTCCCGACCG GGGGCGACCAAACTTCCTCCAGCGGGTGGAGGCCGGTGGGGCTGTGATAGAGGAGCTGCAGCTGGAAGATCCAGATGTTTACTGCCCCTACAGCACCTCTGGCACCGTCGTG gGTGGCCTCGTCTATGCCAACTACGGGCGCAGGGAGGACTTTGGGGTGCTGGAGCAGATGGGGCTGAGCGCGCAGGGACACCTGGTCATCGTCCGCGTTGGGAAAATCAGCTACGCCGAAAAG gtgGCCAACGCAGAGGCCAGCCAGGCAAATGGCATTCTCATCTACCCGGACCCCAGCGACATCCCCCAGGACCCCCGTAAACTGGGCCTTTTCCCTAACGTCAGCATTTACGGGCAT GTCCACATGGGGGCGGGAGACCCTTACAGCCCCGGCTTCCCGTCCTTCAACCACACCCAGTTCCCCCCCGTAAGATCCTCGGGGCTCCCCACGATCCCGGCTCACCCCATCAGTGCCGCCTTGGCTGCCCGCCTGCTCAG GCAGCTGACGGGACCCCCGGCCCCCTCGACCTGGAGGGGGCTCCTTCCGGAGGTCCCTTACCTACTGGGCCCCGGGGACCCCAATTTCCGCCTGAAGCTTGGAGTGTACAGCATCCGGCAGTCGGTTATGATCAACAATGTCTTTGGCTGCATCGAGGGCAAATTCGAACCCG ATCACTATCTGATTGTGGGGGCCCAGAGGGACTCCCTGGGGCCTGGAGCTGCCCGGTCCGGAGTGGGCACAGCCATCTTGCTCGAACTGGCACGAACTTTCGTTGCCATGGTGCAGAACG GGTTCCAGCTGCGCAGAAGCCTCCTTTTCGTGAGCTGGGATGCAGGCGACTTCGGCAGCGTGGGCTCCACCGAGTGGCTGGAG GGGTACCTGACCATGTTACACCTGAAGGCCGCTGCCTACATCAGCCTGGACAATGCGGTCCTGG GAGATGACAGATTGCTGGCTAAGACCAGCCCTGCTCTGATCAGCCTCATCGAAAGCGTCATTAAGCAG GTGGACAGTCCTAATCGCAGCGGTCAAAGCATCTTCGAGCAGATGACGGAGCAGGGACGGCGCTGGGAAAATGAGGG CATCCGGCCCCTTCCCATGGACAGCAGCGCCTTCGCCTTCACTTCTTTCGGGGGGGTCCCGGCGGTGGAGTTCTCTTTCGCAGAG GACTCGCGCCCGTACCCCTTCCTCAACACCATGCTGGACACCTACGACCACCTCAACCGGGCTCTCCAGGGGCGCCTGCCCGCCGTGGCCAAGACAGTGGCCGAAGTGGTGGGACACCTCCTCATCAAGCTGAGCCACGACCACCTGCTGCCCCTCGACTACTGGTGCTACGCGGACGTCctcctgcagcggatcgcccacTTCAACCAGTTCAACACCCAGCTGAAG AGTCGGGGTCTCACCCTGCAGTGGATGTATTCGGCAAGGGGGGATTATGCGCGAGCCGCCGAGAAGTTGCGCCGGGACATCTACACCTCGGAGGAGCACAACGAGCGGCTACTGCGGATGTTCAATGTCCGCATAATGCGG GTGGAATTCTACTTCCTCTCTCAATATGTGGCGGTGACCGAGACCCCCTTCCGACACATCATCCACGGCCGGGGCCCCCACACCCTCAGGGCCCTTCTGGAGCACGTCAGCCTCCTGCGGGACGCCCCGGAGAAGTTTGACGAAGTTCTCTTCCGCCGGCAACTGGCCCTCGTCACCTGGACGCTGCAGGGGGCCGCCAACGCCCTCAGCGGGGACGTGTGGAACATCGACAACAACTTCTGA
- the TFR2 gene encoding transferrin receptor protein 2 isoform X2: MPPSGQITHGFQLPRLNQPAPQQDPGALSLSGRGQCYGRPPREEQPPGQAKGSPTNSAEAVQGWLYRALPRVTGLPGDPPGTMEVWTVRLQRVIRRTPGQRSYTIYRNAAEDDGEPDPGGLQIKMEEAGGPNAPPPGSQKSGSPPARPKRWKTGVYLALVGLLLLIVGFLLGYVSSRRGSCTACGDFLPMVNEDGPFRPAEDPRGPPPLYWSDLREMFQKYLNEEEIEGTIRKMSEAPHPPGSPRLDALSRHVLEAFTSFGLDHSWTDSHYVGLQRPDRGRPNFLQRVEAGGAVIEELQLEDPDVYCPYSTSGTVVGGLVYANYGRREDFGVLEQMGLSAQGHLVIVRVGKISYAEKVANAEASQANGILIYPDPSDIPQDPRKLGLFPNVSIYGHVHMGAGDPYSPGFPSFNHTQFPPVRSSGLPTIPAHPISAALAARLLRQLTGPPAPSTWRGLLPEVPYLLGPGDPNFRLKLGVYSIRQSVMINNVFGCIEGKFEPDHYLIVGAQRDSLGPGAARSGVGTAILLELARTFVAMVQNGFQLRRSLLFVSWDAGDFGSVGSTEWLEGYLTMLHLKAAAYISLDNAVLGDDRLLAKTSPALISLIESVIKQVDSPNRSGQSIFEQMTEQGRRWENEGIRPLPMDSSAFAFTSFGGVPAVEFSFAEDSRPYPFLNTMLDTYDHLNRALQGRLPAVAKTVAEVVGHLLIKLSHDHLLPLDYWCYADVLLQRIAHFNQFNTQLKSRGLTLQWMYSARGDYARAAEKLRRDIYTSEEHNERLLRMFNVRIMRVEFYFLSQYVAVTETPFRHIIHGRGPHTLRALLEHVSLLRDAPEKFDEVLFRRQLALVTWTLQGAANALSGDVWNIDNNF; encoded by the exons ATGCCACCCAGCGGCCAAATCACCCACGGCTTCCAGCTTCCTCGGCTGAATCAGCCTGCACCCCAACAGGATCCCGGAG ctctctctctctctgggagggGGCAATGCTACGGCCGCCCCCCGAGGGAGGAGCAGCCACCCGGGCAGGCCAAGGGCTCTCCGACGAACTCGGCCGAGGCAGTCCAGGGCTGGCTGTACAGGGCCCTCCCAAGAGTCACTG GGCTGCCCGGGGACCCACCGGGGACAATGGAGGTCTGGACCGTCCGCCTGCAGCGAGTG ATCCGGCGGACGCCTGGGCAGAGGTCCTACACCATTTACCGCAACGCAGCCGAGGATGATGGGGAGCCCGATCCAGGGGGGCTCCAGATCAAGATGGAGGAAGCCGGGGGGCCAAACGCCCCCCCGCCCGGCAGCCAGAAGTCTGGGTCCCCCCCTGCGCGGCCGAAGCGGTGGAAGACGGGGGTTTACCTGGCGTTGGTGGGCCTCCTCCTGCTCATCGTAG GATTCCTCTTGGGCTACGTCTCCTCCCGGAGGGGCTCCTGCACGGCCTGCGGGGACTTCCTGCCCATGGTCAACGAGGACGGGCCCTTCCGGCCGGCCGAGGACCCCCGGGGGCCGCCCCCCCTCTACTGGAGCGACTTGAGGGAGATGTTCCAGAAGTACCTCAACGAGGAGGAGATCGAGGGGACCATCCG GAAAATGAGCGAGGCCCCCCACCCTCCGGGCTCCCCTCGCCTGGACGCCCTCTCTAGGCACGTCCTGGAGGCCTTCACCTCCTTCGGCCTGGACCACAGCTGGACCGATAGCCACTACGTGGGGCTGCAGCGTCCCGACCG GGGGCGACCAAACTTCCTCCAGCGGGTGGAGGCCGGTGGGGCTGTGATAGAGGAGCTGCAGCTGGAAGATCCAGATGTTTACTGCCCCTACAGCACCTCTGGCACCGTCGTG gGTGGCCTCGTCTATGCCAACTACGGGCGCAGGGAGGACTTTGGGGTGCTGGAGCAGATGGGGCTGAGCGCGCAGGGACACCTGGTCATCGTCCGCGTTGGGAAAATCAGCTACGCCGAAAAG gtgGCCAACGCAGAGGCCAGCCAGGCAAATGGCATTCTCATCTACCCGGACCCCAGCGACATCCCCCAGGACCCCCGTAAACTGGGCCTTTTCCCTAACGTCAGCATTTACGGGCAT GTCCACATGGGGGCGGGAGACCCTTACAGCCCCGGCTTCCCGTCCTTCAACCACACCCAGTTCCCCCCCGTAAGATCCTCGGGGCTCCCCACGATCCCGGCTCACCCCATCAGTGCCGCCTTGGCTGCCCGCCTGCTCAG GCAGCTGACGGGACCCCCGGCCCCCTCGACCTGGAGGGGGCTCCTTCCGGAGGTCCCTTACCTACTGGGCCCCGGGGACCCCAATTTCCGCCTGAAGCTTGGAGTGTACAGCATCCGGCAGTCGGTTATGATCAACAATGTCTTTGGCTGCATCGAGGGCAAATTCGAACCCG ATCACTATCTGATTGTGGGGGCCCAGAGGGACTCCCTGGGGCCTGGAGCTGCCCGGTCCGGAGTGGGCACAGCCATCTTGCTCGAACTGGCACGAACTTTCGTTGCCATGGTGCAGAACG GGTTCCAGCTGCGCAGAAGCCTCCTTTTCGTGAGCTGGGATGCAGGCGACTTCGGCAGCGTGGGCTCCACCGAGTGGCTGGAG GGGTACCTGACCATGTTACACCTGAAGGCCGCTGCCTACATCAGCCTGGACAATGCGGTCCTGG GAGATGACAGATTGCTGGCTAAGACCAGCCCTGCTCTGATCAGCCTCATCGAAAGCGTCATTAAGCAG GTGGACAGTCCTAATCGCAGCGGTCAAAGCATCTTCGAGCAGATGACGGAGCAGGGACGGCGCTGGGAAAATGAGGG CATCCGGCCCCTTCCCATGGACAGCAGCGCCTTCGCCTTCACTTCTTTCGGGGGGGTCCCGGCGGTGGAGTTCTCTTTCGCAGAG GACTCGCGCCCGTACCCCTTCCTCAACACCATGCTGGACACCTACGACCACCTCAACCGGGCTCTCCAGGGGCGCCTGCCCGCCGTGGCCAAGACAGTGGCCGAAGTGGTGGGACACCTCCTCATCAAGCTGAGCCACGACCACCTGCTGCCCCTCGACTACTGGTGCTACGCGGACGTCctcctgcagcggatcgcccacTTCAACCAGTTCAACACCCAGCTGAAG AGTCGGGGTCTCACCCTGCAGTGGATGTATTCGGCAAGGGGGGATTATGCGCGAGCCGCCGAGAAGTTGCGCCGGGACATCTACACCTCGGAGGAGCACAACGAGCGGCTACTGCGGATGTTCAATGTCCGCATAATGCGG GTGGAATTCTACTTCCTCTCTCAATATGTGGCGGTGACCGAGACCCCCTTCCGACACATCATCCACGGCCGGGGCCCCCACACCCTCAGGGCCCTTCTGGAGCACGTCAGCCTCCTGCGGGACGCCCCGGAGAAGTTTGACGAAGTTCTCTTCCGCCGGCAACTGGCCCTCGTCACCTGGACGCTGCAGGGGGCCGCCAACGCCCTCAGCGGGGACGTGTGGAACATCGACAACAACTTCTGA
- the TFR2 gene encoding transferrin receptor protein 2 isoform X3, giving the protein MEVWTVRLQRVIRRTPGQRSYTIYRNAAEDDGEPDPGGLQIKMEEAGGPNAPPPGSQKSGSPPARPKRWKTGVYLALVGLLLLIVGFLLGYVSSRRGSCTACGDFLPMVNEDGPFRPAEDPRGPPPLYWSDLREMFQKYLNEEEIEGTIRKMSEAPHPPGSPRLDALSRHVLEAFTSFGLDHSWTDSHYVGLQRPDRGRPNFLQRVEAGGAVIEELQLEDPDVYCPYSTSGTVVGGLVYANYGRREDFGVLEQMGLSAQGHLVIVRVGKISYAEKVANAEASQANGILIYPDPSDIPQDPRKLGLFPNVSIYGHVHMGAGDPYSPGFPSFNHTQFPPVRSSGLPTIPAHPISAALAARLLRQLTGPPAPSTWRGLLPEVPYLLGPGDPNFRLKLGVYSIRQSVMINNVFGCIEGKFEPDHYLIVGAQRDSLGPGAARSGVGTAILLELARTFVAMVQNGFQLRRSLLFVSWDAGDFGSVGSTEWLEGYLTMLHLKAAAYISLDNAVLGDDRLLAKTSPALISLIESVIKQVDSPNRSGQSIFEQMTEQGRRWENEGIRPLPMDSSAFAFTSFGGVPAVEFSFAEDSRPYPFLNTMLDTYDHLNRALQGRLPAVAKTVAEVVGHLLIKLSHDHLLPLDYWCYADVLLQRIAHFNQFNTQLKSRGLTLQWMYSARGDYARAAEKLRRDIYTSEEHNERLLRMFNVRIMRVEFYFLSQYVAVTETPFRHIIHGRGPHTLRALLEHVSLLRDAPEKFDEVLFRRQLALVTWTLQGAANALSGDVWNIDNNF; this is encoded by the exons ATGGAGGTCTGGACCGTCCGCCTGCAGCGAGTG ATCCGGCGGACGCCTGGGCAGAGGTCCTACACCATTTACCGCAACGCAGCCGAGGATGATGGGGAGCCCGATCCAGGGGGGCTCCAGATCAAGATGGAGGAAGCCGGGGGGCCAAACGCCCCCCCGCCCGGCAGCCAGAAGTCTGGGTCCCCCCCTGCGCGGCCGAAGCGGTGGAAGACGGGGGTTTACCTGGCGTTGGTGGGCCTCCTCCTGCTCATCGTAG GATTCCTCTTGGGCTACGTCTCCTCCCGGAGGGGCTCCTGCACGGCCTGCGGGGACTTCCTGCCCATGGTCAACGAGGACGGGCCCTTCCGGCCGGCCGAGGACCCCCGGGGGCCGCCCCCCCTCTACTGGAGCGACTTGAGGGAGATGTTCCAGAAGTACCTCAACGAGGAGGAGATCGAGGGGACCATCCG GAAAATGAGCGAGGCCCCCCACCCTCCGGGCTCCCCTCGCCTGGACGCCCTCTCTAGGCACGTCCTGGAGGCCTTCACCTCCTTCGGCCTGGACCACAGCTGGACCGATAGCCACTACGTGGGGCTGCAGCGTCCCGACCG GGGGCGACCAAACTTCCTCCAGCGGGTGGAGGCCGGTGGGGCTGTGATAGAGGAGCTGCAGCTGGAAGATCCAGATGTTTACTGCCCCTACAGCACCTCTGGCACCGTCGTG gGTGGCCTCGTCTATGCCAACTACGGGCGCAGGGAGGACTTTGGGGTGCTGGAGCAGATGGGGCTGAGCGCGCAGGGACACCTGGTCATCGTCCGCGTTGGGAAAATCAGCTACGCCGAAAAG gtgGCCAACGCAGAGGCCAGCCAGGCAAATGGCATTCTCATCTACCCGGACCCCAGCGACATCCCCCAGGACCCCCGTAAACTGGGCCTTTTCCCTAACGTCAGCATTTACGGGCAT GTCCACATGGGGGCGGGAGACCCTTACAGCCCCGGCTTCCCGTCCTTCAACCACACCCAGTTCCCCCCCGTAAGATCCTCGGGGCTCCCCACGATCCCGGCTCACCCCATCAGTGCCGCCTTGGCTGCCCGCCTGCTCAG GCAGCTGACGGGACCCCCGGCCCCCTCGACCTGGAGGGGGCTCCTTCCGGAGGTCCCTTACCTACTGGGCCCCGGGGACCCCAATTTCCGCCTGAAGCTTGGAGTGTACAGCATCCGGCAGTCGGTTATGATCAACAATGTCTTTGGCTGCATCGAGGGCAAATTCGAACCCG ATCACTATCTGATTGTGGGGGCCCAGAGGGACTCCCTGGGGCCTGGAGCTGCCCGGTCCGGAGTGGGCACAGCCATCTTGCTCGAACTGGCACGAACTTTCGTTGCCATGGTGCAGAACG GGTTCCAGCTGCGCAGAAGCCTCCTTTTCGTGAGCTGGGATGCAGGCGACTTCGGCAGCGTGGGCTCCACCGAGTGGCTGGAG GGGTACCTGACCATGTTACACCTGAAGGCCGCTGCCTACATCAGCCTGGACAATGCGGTCCTGG GAGATGACAGATTGCTGGCTAAGACCAGCCCTGCTCTGATCAGCCTCATCGAAAGCGTCATTAAGCAG GTGGACAGTCCTAATCGCAGCGGTCAAAGCATCTTCGAGCAGATGACGGAGCAGGGACGGCGCTGGGAAAATGAGGG CATCCGGCCCCTTCCCATGGACAGCAGCGCCTTCGCCTTCACTTCTTTCGGGGGGGTCCCGGCGGTGGAGTTCTCTTTCGCAGAG GACTCGCGCCCGTACCCCTTCCTCAACACCATGCTGGACACCTACGACCACCTCAACCGGGCTCTCCAGGGGCGCCTGCCCGCCGTGGCCAAGACAGTGGCCGAAGTGGTGGGACACCTCCTCATCAAGCTGAGCCACGACCACCTGCTGCCCCTCGACTACTGGTGCTACGCGGACGTCctcctgcagcggatcgcccacTTCAACCAGTTCAACACCCAGCTGAAG AGTCGGGGTCTCACCCTGCAGTGGATGTATTCGGCAAGGGGGGATTATGCGCGAGCCGCCGAGAAGTTGCGCCGGGACATCTACACCTCGGAGGAGCACAACGAGCGGCTACTGCGGATGTTCAATGTCCGCATAATGCGG GTGGAATTCTACTTCCTCTCTCAATATGTGGCGGTGACCGAGACCCCCTTCCGACACATCATCCACGGCCGGGGCCCCCACACCCTCAGGGCCCTTCTGGAGCACGTCAGCCTCCTGCGGGACGCCCCGGAGAAGTTTGACGAAGTTCTCTTCCGCCGGCAACTGGCCCTCGTCACCTGGACGCTGCAGGGGGCCGCCAACGCCCTCAGCGGGGACGTGTGGAACATCGACAACAACTTCTGA